A segment of the bacterium genome:
CAGGGTCATGCCTAAGTATAGAACGTAAACCTTTAGCAAAAGTAAGCCCAGCTCTGGTTGAGACCTGTATCTGGTTAATCCCGCGAAGATGGTATTCTATTGGGTCTTCAATAGTTATAATCTTTCTTTCAGCGTCATTTATGTGGGACAACCCTGCATATAGAGTTGTTGTTTTACCGCTACCGGTAGGACCAGTAACAAGAATTATTCCGTGAGGAAGTTCAAGTATTCCGTTAAAAATACCCCTATCCCTTTCAGACATCCCAAGTTCTTTAAGCCCAAGGAGAGCAATACTACGATTTAACAACCTTAATACTACTGCTTCACCGTGCAACATAGGGATAACCGAAACCCTCACATCAATCTCTTGAGAGGAAACCAGCAACTTAATTCTTCCATCTTGAGGCAACCTCTTCTCTGCTATATCAAGAGAACTTAATATCTTTAAACGAGAAACTATCGCAGCTTGAAACCGTCTTATGTCAGAAGGAACAACCGCATCTTGCAAGACCCCATCAACCCTATAACGAACTCTCAACTCATTTTCAAACGGTTCAAAATGGACATCTGTAGCCCTTAAATCAATCGCTTCCTTCAACACCTGGTTAACAAACCTTATAATAGAAGCATCTTCAGCTTCAGCAGTAATATCAACCCCAGTATCACTCTCTTCCGAAAGAACAGTTAAAGCATTATCTTCACTACTGGAAATAAGCGATTGAACAGTATCAGCCCCTACCCCAAGCAATTTTCTTAAGGACCTTTCAATCTCAGAAGAAGTTGCAAGAACAACATTAAACTCTTTCCCTGTAACAACCCTTAACTCATCAACTCCCGAAGTATCAAAAACCTTACTTGTGGCAGTAACTATCACCCCCGCCTCTTCCTTTAAAGGCAACACTCCTTTATTTAAAAGAATATGAGCAGGAAAAACAGATAGAAATTCCCTTGCAGGAAGTTGCTCTTCGATATTCTCTAAATATGGTATACCAAACTCTTTGCTTA
Coding sequences within it:
- the tadA gene encoding Flp pilus assembly complex ATPase component TadA produces the protein MKNIFSNLLKKGILNEESAEAVKSLYLSGTSLDESLLSRSGVPEDVLLRFLSKEFGIPYLENIEEQLPAREFLSVFPAHILLNKGVLPLKEEAGVIVTATSKVFDTSGVDELRVVTGKEFNVVLATSSEIERSLRKLLGVGADTVQSLISSSEDNALTVLSEESDTGVDITAEAEDASIIRFVNQVLKEAIDLRATDVHFEPFENELRVRYRVDGVLQDAVVPSDIRRFQAAIVSRLKILSSLDIAEKRLPQDGRIKLLVSSQEIDVRVSVIPMLHGEAVVLRLLNRSIALLGLKELGMSERDRGIFNGILELPHGIILVTGPTGSGKTTTLYAGLSHINDAERKIITIEDPIEYHLRGINQIQVSTRAGLTFAKGLRSILRHDPDVVLVGEIRDYETAEISVQASLTGHLVFSTLHTNDAPGALTRLVDMGVEPYLVASSLEAVLAQRLVRLICSECKEELPKEDILRLKKEYGDELPEIIYRGKGCRRCQGTGYKGRTGVFEFMNVTDNIRNLIIERGSSRDVRIEASKQGMMSLREDGWRLVREGVTTVEEVVRVTKDERGNGRVLNGLEI